Part of the Variovorax sp. PAMC 28711 genome is shown below.
ACAGCGAGCGATGCAGACACGGGCGCGACTCAGGCCTGGAGCATCCCGGGTACCTTGAACGGCGTCTACGGCACGATCAGCATCAACGCGACCACGGGCGTGTGGACCTACACGCTGGATAACACCCGCCCTGCCACGCAAGCACTCAACGATGGCGACAACCCGACGGAAGAATTTACCGCCCGCGTGATCGACCAGCACGGCGCCTTTAGCGATCAGGTCATCACCGTCACCGTGAATGGCAGCAATGACGACGTGACCGGGGTAAACGCCGTCGTCCTCTTGCTGGAAGACCCGTCAGGCGGCGCCCAAACCGGTACGCTCCAGATTTACGTGTCCGATCCGGACGACGTTATCGAATTGGTGAGCTTTACGGTCGCTGGCCAAGCCACGACCCATCAACCAGGCGATGTCGTGATCATCGACGGCGTGGGCGCATTGACCATCGCCCTCAACGGTGACTACGTCTTCACCCCGCTGCCCAACTACTCGGGCGCGGTGCCGGTTATCACCTACACGATGGTGGAGGTCGAGGGTGGCCAGCCGATCACCCAGACGCTAACCTTCCAGATCACGCCGGTGTCCGACGCACCGAACATGGCTGACGACAAAGCGCTCGTCGTCAACGAAGACGCGTCCATTGCGCTGGCCCTCACGGTGCCGGTCATCACCGACAACACCGACCAAAACGGAACAGGCACGGGCGACGCACCGGAACGCCTGGGGGCCATCACACTCACGGCGGGCGGCGCTGGCGCAGCGGGTGCGACCTTCACCACCACCATCAACGGCACGCCGACCACGCTGGCGCCAGTGGGCGGGGTGATCAAAATCGTCATCACCGACACCGCCGGCTCGACCACGCCGAGCAGCCTGCACGTGACCGGCGACGCCACTCTGGTGCCCACGGCCGGCACCGCTGGCGTTTACTACCTGACCGCAACTGAGTACGCGGCGATCACGGCTCAACCGGCAGCAGAGACCCATCAGAACTTCACCGTCACCGTTGGCGCAACCAGCTACGAAGTCAATGCCGCGGGCGTCAAGATTCCGGCCGTGGCCGGCGCGTCCAGCTCTCAGGTCGTCACCGTCGACGTTCAGGCGGTCACCGACGGAGCGACGTTGGCCATTAGCAGCAGCAACCCGCCGGCGTTTGCCGAAGACACGACGATCAACCTGTCGACCTATCTGACCGCCACGCTGGCGAGCACCGATGCCAACGGCGGCAACGACACCGACGGCAGCGAAACCTACTGGTACACCGTCGATGGCCTGCCGCCCGGAACGGTCGTCAACATCAATGGCGCCGACTACACCGCCAACGGGACAGGCATGGTGACGTCCGCGGCCAGCGCCACCTTCACGGCCCCGCCGAGCATCACCATCAAGCCGCCAGCCAATTTCAGCGGGCAGATCAACGGCATCACGATCACGCTGAATTCGAAGGACATCGACGGCGATTCGATTCACATCCCCACCACCGTCACCAGCGCCGTCACGCTGGATCTCGTCGTCACGCCGGTGGCCGGCGACGTGGCGGTCGATCCCGCGACAACTGCTGAAGACACGGCCGTGGCCTTCCTGGCCGGCGTGCGGGTGACCGACACCGGAACGAACGGCACTGAGGTCATCAACTCGGTGTCGTTCGATGTGCCCACGGGCTGGACGCTGACGACAATCCCGACCGTCACCGGCATGACTGTGACCGGTGGACCCACCGGCTCGGTGGCCATCACCTTCACGGGCATGAACCAGGCGGACATCGAAGCGGCGCTCGACGGCTTCAGGATCCTGCCGCCTGCCCACAGCAGCGCGGATGTAAACATCACCCTCAGCATCGTCACCACCGACACCAACGGCACCGGCACCAGCACGGTCACCAGCACCCCAACGCTGAAGATCACCGTCACACCGGTGGCGGAGCAAGTGGAAACGGACAGCGATGGTGCCAACGGCAACGACGTCACCATCAATGGCGACCACCCCTACGGCACTGCTGGCGCGGAAGACCAGTGGTTCGCACTGGGCACCAATGCCACCGACGCCACGGGTGGTGGTTGGACAGGCCTGGGAGCACCGGGTGTATGGACCAACGAGGACCCCGACGAGTCCACCTTCGCCGTCCTCACGCCGGTTCTGAGTTCGGGCACGACTGGCGAAACCGCCAGTGGCTCCGTGTTCCGCTACTACGACGGCACGACATGGCACAGCGTGACCTACACCACGGGTTCACCAGCGTGGATTCCGTCGCGGTTCCTGGACACGTTGCAGTTCAAGGCCCCACCCAATGTGTCGGGTACCTTCAACATCGCGGTTCAGGCCGGCACGGTGGACTATGACGATGACAGCACAGCTGTCGTCGATCCGTTGAACCCACCGACCGTCAGCGGGCCCGGCGTGAGCGTCGCGGTCAGCGGCACTGCGTTGTTGAGCACCATCAAAATCGACCCTGTCGCCGACCCCGTGACCATGGCTGTGAACGGCCGTGCCAGCGGCCTGGAAGACACCGACATCGCGTTGGTGATCCGCACCACAAGCGTCGACCCGTCGGAGACGTTCAACGTAACCATCGCCGCTATTCCAGTGGGCGCGACGATCACCTATGGCTCGGGTACAGGTGCCATTACCTTCACGGCGACCACAGGCCAAACCAGCTTCACGATCCAGAATTTCAACAACGCGGCACCGATGAGCATCAAGCCGCCGCTGAACAGCAACGTGGACTTCGCGCTGAACGTCACGGCCGTTTCGGTGGACGGCGCTTCGACATCGGCGCCTGCGGCCACCCGAGCCATCCAGGTCAGCGTGGAAGGCGTGGCCGACGAAGCCACGGTGACCCTCACCCCGGCGAAAATCTACACCGAGGCGCAGCTGGATGCTGGCACCACCGTCATCAAGCTGTCGGATCTGGTGACCAACGTGGTGACCCCTGATGCCGATGGTTCGGAAACCGTGAGTGTGCGCATCACCGGCCTGCCGGAAGGCTTCACGCTGACGGGTGCGACCCTGTTGCAGGGTGGCACTGGCACCGAGCGCGTGTGGACGTTGCCCGCCACTCAGATGGGCAATGTCGAGATCAAGGCACCCGCCAATTACAGCGGGCCCGTCACGCTGCAGGTTGCCGGTGTCACCACCGAGAACGATGGCGATTCCAGGACTGGCACGCCGGTGGCTGTCAGCTTCACCGTCACGCCGTCCGCTGAAGCACCGCGACCACCAGCGCCACGCTGGTGGAGGACGTGCTCAAGCCGCTGGATTTGGGGATCGTTCAGCAGAACGGTGACGCCGACGAGGAATTGGGCCGAGTGTTCATCGCGGTCGGCGCAGCCACGGGGCCGGGATACGTTCTGTACTTTGGCAATCAACCAATAGCCGCTGCGGGCCTTGCCACCCAGACCATCGATAGCGTGAGCTATTACGTCATACCGGCCGGTCAGGCGGGACAACTGGGCGCACTGGGCAGCGCGCACCTTGATGGGAACCTGGGCGCGTTCGACTTCAAATACGAAGTCATCGACAGCGCCTATGGTTTGACCCCCGCCGGTTCAATCGACACGGTCCTCAAGGACGGCACCCTCACCTTGAGTGCCACCCCCGTCACCGACGCCGTGAACTTGTCCATCACGGGCATCAGCGGTGCGGCTTCGATCAGCGATGAAGTGCAGGGCGACGACGCGAACCCCGACACCGCCGTTGTGGACGCGGCCGGCACCACTGTCACCGTCAACCTGAACATCGCCTCGGTGGACTACGACGGCAGCGAGCGAGTCATGCGCGTGCTGATCGAGGGCGTGCCCGACGGTGTGACGGTGAACGCGCCGGTGAATGGCCAGGCGCAACAGGTCGGGATCGGCACCTGGGTGCTGGTGTTCGCTGCTAACGCACTGCCAATCAACGCGGCGGGCGGCATCACGCTCGGTGTCCAGTTCTTGACGGGCGTGGATGTGGCGCAGGCTACACACCCGATCACCATGACCGTGCAGACGCAGGACCGTGGTGCGGTGACTTCCGGTCAGGCGCAGGATTCGGTGACCTGGAATCTGGTGACGACTTACGATGGAGCCGGTGAAAGTCTGCCGCCGACGATCGACCAGTGGGTGTACAACGGCGCGGACGTCAACGAGGATCTGACCTTCTCGCTGTCCGACGTGGTCGACGCCCAAGTCACCGTGGTAGACGTCAGTGTTCCCAACATCTTCACCGTCAGCCTCACCGATCTGCCGGAAGGCACGCAGGTCCAGGGCATGGTGCTGACCTCGGTCAACGGCGTGCCGACCTGGACGGCCACGGTGGTCGTGCCGGCGGGCGCCAATGATGCAGCGGTCGAACTTGCGCTGGAAGGCCTGCTGAACGGCATCCAGATCACGCCACCGCCCAACAGCAACGAGAACAACGCGGAGGATGCGTTCAACTTCAACGCCACGCTCACGGCCTCGGCGCAGGGCAGCTTTAGCGTCAGCCAAACCATTCCCGATACGGTCATGGTCATCCCGGTCGCTCCGGTGACCGATGCCGCAGTGATTACCGTCAGTGCGGTGGACGCCGGCGAGAACCCTGTCGACGGCAGCGTCAGCGTGACCATCGACGTCAGGAGCAACCCGGTCGACGGCTCGAATGGCGTGATCGTAGGCGGGCTGCTGTATGTGCAGGTGAGCGCCACCGGCGGCGGCAACGCTGGCGGCACGCTGACATACCAAGGCAACCCGGCGGCGTTGACGCCTGTCACGAATCCTCCGGGCGTGCCCGCTGGCACCTACTACCTGGTGCCCGTTGGTCCCTCCGGAGACAGCGTCAACCTGGTGTACACCCCTCCTTCGGGCACTTCCCCCGGCAATGTCATCTTCACTGCACTGGCCAACACGCAGGAGACCGGTGCCGCCGTGGTAACTGGTAGCGCGTCGGATACGGCCACCATCAGCGCCGTCAACAACGGCGTGACGGTGACAGGTTTCAGCACCCCGGTGTCAGCGCCCGAGACCGACGGCTCCGGCCTGGGCACGGCCATCGCGCTGCCTGGCCTGATGGTTAACCTGATCGACAGCGACGGCAGCGAGAGCATCAAATCGGTCACGCTGGCGGGCGTGCCGGTGGGCTTCCTGGTGTATGTCGGCGGCCAACTGGCAACCAACGCTGGCGGCAACGGCACCTCCAACACATGGGTGATTTCTAACAGTGGCACCTTCGGCGAAGTGAAGATCGCGCCGCCCGCACACTGGAGCGGCGAGCTGAATGGACTGAAGTTGGTGGTGGAGTCGGGTGAGAATTTGCTGGCGAAGTCGCTCGAGGAATTCCTTCTTCCATCTGTAACCGTGACGCCGGTGGCCAGTGGCCTGACGCTGGACACCACGCAGGCTGTCGGTCGTGAAGGCGGGATCATCGGTCTGAACCTCAACGCCTCGATGACTGACCCGGTGGCGGCCACGTCCACGCTGCCAGACAGCAGCACGGAAACCGTGACAGTGCAGTTCAAGGGGCTGGGCGAGTACGCGGCTTTCTATGTGGACAGCACGCTTCTGACGGACAGTGGCACGTCGGGTCACACCATCGGCTACAACGACCTAACGGACACGTACACCATCACCGGCTTGACGCAGGTTGAGATGGACCAACTGGGCTTCAAGCAGGCGGCGTCTGCGCTGGTCGACCAGGATGGTGCTGCCGGCACCCAGATCGAAGTCACAGCATGGACGGTGGAGAGCGGTGGCGGCCCTATATCGGCGGTCGAGACTGCCGACATCACCGTGAACATGACTGTGGTGCAACCCACTTCAGGTGCCGACAGTTTCATTTGGGGTGGCGAGGGCAAAGCGATCATCAACGGCGCTGCTGGCGACGACACGGTGGCACTGCGTTTGGGTGAAGACGTCAGCGGCGCGAACCTCGCGATGGGCTTGCGCAACATCGAGGTGCTCGACCTGTCGGCCCAAGGTGAGAACGCTGTCACCAACCTGACGGCGACCGATGTGCTGAGTCTCACTGGCAGCAATCACATTCTGACCATCAACGGCACGGGCGATGACAGCGTGCAGTTGGGTGGGGGCGCCAGCGCCTGGACCGCAGGCGCATCTTCAGGCGGCTACACCGACTACACCAGTGGGGCAGGTGCCAGCTTGGTGACAGTACGTATCGACGACGACATCACCCATTCCTACGTCTGACCCTGCGCCGCGACAATGCGGCCCAGCCACAACCCTTCCCCTGGCGGGGGAGGGCGATGGCTTTTGATCGGTGGCTGGCCAGCGCGTGTCGCTGGTCTCCATCCCAACCCGCTTCACGTGAGGCGGGTTCGGATGGAGAGATCTGCCAAGTTTTCTCTTTTCTTCTTTTGGCTGTTTGCATGTTCTCTGTCTTGAAGCGCTTTTCACGCCGCGCACCGGTCACTGCAGGCGTCGCTGCTTGGCTGTGCTTGTCTTTGTGGGCGTGCGCGGTGGCGGCGCAAACGGCTGCGGCGCCCAGCGCGCCGGCCGGCACGCGCACGGTGGTGGTGCAGGGCACGGACAGCACGCCCGATGGGCTGGGCCTGGTGGCGGCCGTGCGCGCGGCCGCGCAATGGCACCCCAGCGTGCGCAACGCTGCGCAGCAGGTGCTGCAGGCGGACGAGGGCATTGCGCAGGCGCGCGCCGGTTACTACCCGCAGGTGCGTGCGGGCATCGGCTCGCAACTGGGCAACCGCAACATCGGGTCTTACGACAGCCGGCGCGTCAACACGGCCACGCTGTCGGCTTCGCAGATGCTGTACGACTTCGGCAAGGTGTCCAGCGCGGTCGGTCGGGCCGAAGCCTCGGTAGAAGCCACACGCGCCCAGGTGCTGTTGTCGGTCGACGAGGTGGCGCGCGACACGGCGCAGGCGTGGGTGGACGTGCATCGCCAGCAGGCGCTGGCCGTGATCGCACGCGAGCAGTTGTCGAGCGTGGAGGAGCTGGCCGGCCGTGTGAATGAACGCACGCGCCTGGGCGCAAGCTCGCGCTCCGACTCGGTGCAGGCGCAGTCGCGCATCGAGTCCGCCCGGGCCCAGATGCTCAACGCGCAGGCGCAAGCGGCACGCGGGCGCATCAACCTGATGCTGCTGACAGGTCGTCGTTCGCCCGGTGCTGCGCCGGTGGGTATCGCGGGCGATGCGCCCCCCTGGCTCGACACGGCTTGTGTGGCCGACGCCTCGGCGCAGACGCCGGCGCCGCCGCCCGCCGTGCAGTTGGCCCAGGCGCAGCGCGCGGTGGCGCAGGCCACCGTGCGTCAGGCCGAAGCCCAGCGCTTGCCCACGCTGTCGCTCGACGGTTCGGTCGGCCGTGGAATCGGCGCTCGCTCGCAGTTGCCGGGCGAGACAAGCGTGAACACCACGCTGGGGCTGAACTTCTCGGCGCCGCTGTATGAAGGCGGCAGTGGGCAGGCCCGGGAGCGCGCCGCCGTGTATGCGCTGAGCGCGGCCGACGCTGCGCTGGAGCAGGCTCAGTTGACCGCGCGCGTGGGCTTCGAGGATGCGCAGGCGCAATCGCAGGGATACACGCAGCGTCTGCCGGTGCTGGCCGCGCGGGTCGAGAGCATCCGCACCACGGGCGATCTATACCGCCAACAGTACCTGCAGTTGGGCACGCGTTCGCTGCTGGACCTGCTCAATGCCGAGCAGGAGTATTACGCGGCGCGCCAGGAGCTCATCGAGAGTGAACACGAACGTCAGCAACAGGCGCTGCAGTGCCTGCTCTACACCGATCGGCTGCGCAGCGCCTTCGGGATTGATGTGACACAGGGTCAAACGCAATGAATGAAGTGAAGGTGGAGCCGCAGCTGGAAGAAGACCTGGCCGCGCGCGCTGCAGCAGCCCAGGTCGCTGCACAGGCTGCCGCGCGCCAGCGCAGCCACGCGGCGGTGCAGGCCGGCTGGCTGGAGGCCGTGCTGGTGGTGGCCGCCCATTACCAACTGGACGCCTCGCGTGAGCGCATCCGTGTGGACGTGCGCTGGAACGGCCGTCAGCCCATCGCCGACAGCGCGCGCCAGATGGCGCGCCAGGCCGGTCTGACGCTGCGTGACGTGGCGCCGCAACTGGACCGCCTGACGCCTTGGCGCCTGCCGGTGGTGGTGCAGCTGGCGGGCCAGGGCGACAAAGGTCAGGGCGACGCGGCCACGACGAAGCGCAGGTCGCGGTGATCACCGCCATCACGCAGGACGGCCTGAGTCTGGTCTTCAGCGGTGACCAGGGCGCGCAAACCACGCGCACCGTGGCCGAGCTGCAGCCGCACGTGCGGGCCATGGCCGTGTTGCGGCCCGCGCAGCAGGCACCGGATTCGCGGGTCGATGCCTACATCAAGCCGGTGGAGCCTCACTGGCTGCGCCGCATCGTGTTCGCGGACTTGCGGCCCTATGGACACATCCTGATCGCCTCGTTGGTCACCAACCTGATGGCGCTCGGCGGCATGATTTTTTCCATGCAGGTCTACGACCGCGTGGTGCCCGCGCAGTCCACGCCCACGCTGTACGTGCTGTTCGGCGGCGTGCTGCTGTCCATCGTGTTTGCCTGGGTGATGCGCGCGGCGCGCATGGAGATCACCGATACGCTGGGCAAGCGCTCGGACCTGCGCATTTCCGACCGTGTCTTTGGCCACGCACTGCGCGTGCGCAACTCGGCGCGCCCGCGCTCGACCGGCACCTTCATCTCCCAGGTGCGCGAGCTGGAGCCGGTGCGCGAGATGCTCACCTCCACCACCATCACGGCGGCGGCGGATTTGCCTTTCTTCTTTTTGTTCTGTGTGGTGTTCTGGTTCATCGCCGGCGCGCTGGTGTGGGTGCCGGTGGTGGCCTGCGTGCTGCTGATCGTGCCCAGCCTGCTGGCCCAACGCCGGCTGCGCGCGCTGGCGCAGGCCAGCATGCGTGAGGCGTCGCTGCGCAATGCCATGTTGATTGAATCAGTACAGGGCATCGAGGACATCAAGGTGCTGCAAGCCGAGCCGCGTTTCCAAAACCAGTGGAACCACTACAACGCGGTCAATGCCGAGTCGGGCCTGCGTATGCGCGCGCTGCTCAACCAGCTCAACAACTGGCTGCAGACGGTTCAGGGCGGCGCGTTCGCGGTGGTGATTTTCTTTGGCGCACCGATGGTGATGCTGGGCGAGATGAGCACGGGCGTGCTGGTGGCGGCGTCCATCCTGGTCAGCCGCATGCTGGCGCCGCTGGCCGGCGTGACGCAGGTGCTCAACCGCTGGCAGCAGGCGAAGGTCGGCGCCCAGGCGCTGGACCAGCTCATGCATCTGCCGGTGGACCACGCGCCCGAAGGCACGCGGATCCACCGTCCTGCTCTGCAAGGCGAGTACGACTTCCAGCAAGCGGTGTTCAGCCATGACGGCGAGACGCCGGCGCTGAGCGTCAAGGCGCTCAAGGTGCAGCCGGGCGAGCGCATCGGCGTTCTCGGGCGCAACGGCGCGGGCAAGTCCACGCTGCTGCAGGGACTGTCGGGCCTGCTGGAGCCGAAGTCGGGAGCGGTGCTGCTCGACGGCGTGACGCTGGGGCACATCGACCCGGCCGACGTACGCCGCGACGTGGCGTTGCTGACGCAAAACGCACGGTTGTTCCACGGTTCGCTGCGCGAGAACATGGTGCTGGGCGCACCGCACGCAACCGACACCGAGATCCTGGCAGCGTTGCAGGCGGTGGGTGCCTGGGCCTTCGTGCGCAAGCTGGCCCGGGGCATGGACCACCCGATCCTCGAAGGGGGATTGGGCCTGTCTGGCGGTCAGCGGCAGAGCCTGTTGCTGGCACGGCTGCTGCTGCGCAACCCGCAGGTGCTGCTGCTGGACGAGCCCACCGCCACGCTCGACGAGGTCGCTGAGCGTGAGGTCATCGCGCAGCTGCGCACGTTCGCGCCCGGCCGCACCGTGGTGCTGGCCACGCACCGGCCCGCGGTGCTGGAGGCGGTGGACCGGTTGATCGTGGTCGACGGCGGCGCCATCGTCATGGATGGCCCTCGCGACGAGGTGCTGGGCCGGCTGCGGGGCAATGCCGCGCAGGGAACGCAGGCCGCGCAGCCAGTGCAGCCAGTGCAGGGCGTCCAGCGCGTGCCGGTCAGGACGCTGCTGCAGCAGCAGGCCCGGCCCGCCGCGCCACCATCGGACGGGGGTGCAGCATGAGTTGGCTGCCCCTGTCCCGGTCGGCCCGACCGACAGCCAACAACTTGGACGACTTCGACGAAGTGCGTGCCAGCCGCTCGGGCCGCGTGGTGGTCTGGATGGCGCTGTTCGTGGCGCTGTTTTTCGCCTGGGCCTGGTTCTTCGACATCGACGAGGTGTCCAGCGGCACTGGCAAAGTGATCCCGAGCTCGCGGGAACAGCGGATCCAGTCGCTCGAAGGCGGGATCCTGACCGAGTTGCGCGTGCGCGAGGGCGAGATCGTGGAGAAGGGCCAGGTGCTCGCGCAGCTGGACCCGACGCGCGGCGAATCGAACGTGGAGGAATCAGCGGCGCGATACCGTGCGGCGTTGGCCAGCGGGGCGCGCCTTCAGGCTGAGGTCGAAGGCAAGGGCGGCATCGACTTTCCGGACGAACTCAATGCCTGGCCGCAGCTCAAGTCGGCCGAGGCGGCCTTGTTCCGCTCGCGCCGCGCGAGCCTGAGCGAGACCGTGGGTGGCCTGAACCAGGCGCTGGGCCTGGTGCGCCGCGAGCTGGAGATCACGCGCTCGCTGGTGGCCAGCGGTGCGGCCAGCAACGTCGAGCTGATCCGCCTGCAACGACAGGGCGCCGAGCTGGAGTTGAAGATCACCGAGACGCGCACCGGCTACATGGTGCGCAGCCGCGAGGAACTGGCCAAAGCCAATGCCGAGGTCCGGTCGCTGTCGTCCGTGGTGCGTGGCCGGGCAGACACGCTGGAGCGATTGACCTTGCTGTCGCCCGTGCGCGGCATCGTCAAGAGCCTGGACGTGACAACCATCGGCGGCGTGGTGCCGCCCAACGGCTCGCTGATGACGCTGGTGCCGCTGGACGATCAGTTGCTGATCGAAGCGCGCATCTCTCCGCGCGACATCGCATTCATTCACCCCGGGCAAAAGGCGATGGTGAAGATCACGGCCTACGACTACGCCATCTACGGCGGGCTGGACGGCGAGGTGGTGAACATCGCGCCCGACACCGTGAAGGACGAAGTGAAGCCCGAAATCGTGTATTACCCGGTGCTGGTGCGCGCTGGCGCCGATTCGCTGGTGAGCAAGAGCGGCCAGCGCTTTCCCATCGTGCCTGGCATGGTGACCACCGCCGACATCCGCACAGGCCAGCGCAGCGTCTGGAACTACCTGACCAAACCCCTGAATCGCGCGCGTGAGGCGCTGAGAGAGCGCTGATTGGCGCTCGTTTCCATGAACTGCAATGCGAGGAAAACAACCATGAAGATGATCCGATCCACTCCCCTGGCCGCCTTACTGGCGACGGGCCTGTTGCTGAGTGGCTGTGTGGCCGTTGGTCACCACAACCCGCTCGATGCGACGAGCAATCCGGAAAAGCTCAAGTACGCGGATGTCGAGGCGCACCACCCCGACTTCAAGGAGCCCTTCCTCCGCGACGGCGTAGTGAGCAATCCAGCCGGATTTCGTCGGGTGGTTCCTGGATTCACGGCTACACAAGTTGTTCAATTGCTCGGGCAACCGCTGAGGGAAAGCCAAGGCACGCGTGGCCAAGAATGGGACTACAACTTCAAGTTCAAGATGCCTGATTCAAACAACTATCTGGTGTGCCAGTACAAGGTTGTGTTTCAAGGCAATCCAACGGCTGTCCGGGAAACTGTTTGGCGTCGCAAGCAGTGCCTTGATCTGGTGTCGGCCACCTAGTGGCGTGAGTTAGAAGTTCGTAGACAAAATGGCGCTTGCGCAATAGCGCGACGAGGTCAGGCATGACCGCGCGGCGGGCACCGATCAGAAGGCGAGTGAGTAGACTGGTCAGCTGCAGACGAGGATCGGCCTTTGATTCTGCCGAGTGGGCCCTTTCGGATCATGTGCATGATCTAAATCCTTGCGATCCGGATGCGCCCGCAGCGAAAGGTCTTGAAGCCGAGCATTTGCCAGGTGGTCCGTTTGACGGCTCGGTGGTCCTGCCCCTCGATGTTGTTCAGGTACTTTGCTGGCGCAACTCGATCGGCAGGCCGCCGTCGGCCTGAATGCGCAAGACGGCGGCGGTGTTGGCGCCGAACGGTCCGCGATGTCGGTCCCAGCTGCAACCGGGCACCTGGGTCGACCCGCAGCAGCAGATCGCGATTGGTCGACGGTCGCCGCTGGCGGGTGGCAGCACTCGCGACCGAGCGCAATCGACAGCAGCCCGGTGACGCGGCTGCCGCACCTGCTGCTGGCGCAGGAACACGGCGGCCAGGTGCCGCTCAATCCGACGGCGCCCAAGAAAGACCTGCGGCCCGCCGACGCGTGGTTTCGCGTGCTCGTCGAAGGGGAGTCCGCTGCACCCGCAGACGCCGTGCGCGAAGTTCGCGTGCACTTCGAGGGCACGCGCCAGAGCCTCGCGCAGGGCTGGATCGACAGCGCCCTGTCGGTGCTGATCCAGCAGTCTGGGCTTTAGGCCCGGCTGCCCATCCGGCTGCCGCAGTCATCGAAGCCTGCTATCTTTGCCGGAACCCCCACAAAAAACGAAGGAGTGCCCATGGCCACCCAGTCGAAACACGCGTTTGCCTCGACCCACAAGACGTTCAAGACTGCCTCGGGCAAGACTGGCAAGTACTGGTCATTGAAAGAGCTCGCGAAGAAGCACCCCAGCATCGAGCGTCTGCCGGTGTCGATCCGCATCGTGCTCGAGTCGGTGCTGCGCAATTGCGATGGGCAGAAGGTCACGGCCGAGCATGTGGCGCAACTCGCGCACTGGCTGCCGAATGCCGAGCGCACCGACGAGATTCCGTTTCGTGGTCACGCGTGTGGTGCTGCAGGACTTCACCGGCGTGCCACTGCTGGCTGACCTGGCCGCCATGCGCAGCGTGGCGAAGTCGCTCGGCAAGTCGCCCAAGATCATCGAGCCGCTGGTGCCCGTCGACCTGGTGGTCGACCACTCGGTGATGGTCGATTACTACGGCACCCCAAGGCGCTCGACCTGAACATGAAGCTGGAGTTCCAGCGCAACAACGAGCGCTACCAGTTCATGAAGTGGGGCATGCAGGCCTTCGACACCTTCGGCGTCGTGCCGCCGGGCTTCGGCATCGTGCACCAGGTGAACCTCGAATACTTTGCACGCGGTGTCTACGCGAGCCCCTACGACAAGGCCGAAACCAAGACGTACTACCCCGATTCGCTGGTCGGCACCGACAGCCACACGACCATGATCAACGGCATCGGCGTGGTCGGCTGGGGCGTGGGCGGCATCGAGGCCGAGGCGGCGAT
Proteins encoded:
- a CDS encoding tandem-95 repeat protein yields the protein MESVYKSGGSARQPNQQGALDLDRPSVISLKIAPEAVARYERRGDDLVLVLRNGKEVAVQGFFTQYEGEGRNDLVLEDANGVLWWGQYTSPWSEFHFTEIEWDDIAPLWLPPWLIAGLGVLGLAAAAGGGGGGGGGGGGFIPVPPVANRPPEAPDHKHTIAEDGVVTGRIGGTDRDGDALKYTLVTPPGHGTLVINPDGSYTFTPEPNYSGPDQFVVTVDDGKGGTTTSTVVIDITPVNDAPGPVGAIPNQTGADAEGGVNVPTAGGFTDVDGDTLTYTATGLPPGLTIDPITGVISGTIDPSASTDGPYTVTVTATDPDGESTDQTFTWTVTNPAPEASDDAATTNEDTPVSGNVLTGAGAGAGDQADTDPDGDALVVTQFQVNGETYTAGATATIAGVGTLVLGSDGAYTFTPEANWNGTIPTVTYTISDGEGGTDTAVLAITVNPVIDLVAADDSNTTNEDTPVSGTVVTNDSTTSGGTLTFVKETDPANGSVVVNPNGTYTYTPNTNFNGTDSFTYTVTDANSGESLTRTVNITVNPVVDLAAGDDSAVTNEDTPVTSTVVNNDSTTSGGTLTFVKATDPANGSVVVNPNGTYTYTPNTNFNGTDSFTYTVTDANSGESLTRTVTITVNPGNDAPVIVGGAQAGTVVEAGNEDDGTVVNGAPNAGGAFTATDVDSDVANQVWSVVGTPNATYGNFALNASGAWTYTLDNSLPATQALKEGQEVPLTFTVQVADGNGGTAQQTVTINITGKNDVPVAVADTATVKESGVQNGGNTGEAGAPTAGGNVLTNDTDVDDGEKATLAVSAVGFGGTTGALGAALSGTYGSLVLNANGTYTYTLDNSLPATQQLAQGASATEVFSYTTVDAFGASSTSTLTVTVTGTNDQPLITSNAASALGIVTEQGTVNPSAVSTVSGTLTASDADTGATQAWSIPGTLNGVYGTISINATTGVWTYTLDNTRPATQALNDGDNPTEEFTARVIDQHGAFSDQVITVTVNGSNDDVTGVNAVVLLLEDPSGGAQTGTLQIYVSDPDDVIELVSFTVAGQATTHQPGDVVIIDGVGALTIALNGDYVFTPLPNYSGAVPVITYTMVEVEGGQPITQTLTFQITPVSDAPNMADDKALVVNEDASIALALTVPVITDNTDQNGTGTGDAPERLGAITLTAGGAGAAGATFTTTINGTPTTLAPVGGVIKIVITDTAGSTTPSSLHVTGDATLVPTAGTAGVYYLTATEYAAITAQPAAETHQNFTVTVGATSYEVNAAGVKIPAVAGASSSQVVTVDVQAVTDGATLAISSSNPPAFAEDTTINLSTYLTATLASTDANGGNDTDGSETYWYTVDGLPPGTVVNINGADYTANGTGMVTSAASATFTAPPSITIKPPANFSGQINGITITLNSKDIDGDSIHIPTTVTSAVTLDLVVTPVAGDVAVDPATTAEDTAVAFLAGVRVTDTGTNGTEVINSVSFDVPTGWTLTTIPTVTGMTVTGGPTGSVAITFTGMNQADIEAALDGFRILPPAHSSADVNITLSIVTTDTNGTGTSTVTSTPTLKITVTPVAEQVETDSDGANGNDVTINGDHPYGTAGAEDQWFALGTNATDATGGGWTGLGAPGVWTNEDPDESTFAVLTPVLSSGTTGETASGSVFRYYDGTTWHSVTYTTGSPAWIPSRFLDTLQFKAPPNVSGTFNIAVQAGTVDYDDDSTAVVDPLNPPTVSGPGVSVAVSGTALLSTIKIDPVADPVTMAVNGRASGLEDTDIALVIRTTSVDPSETFNVTIAAIPVGATITYGSGTGAITFTATTGQTSFTIQNFNNAAPMSIKPPLNSNVDFALNVTAVSVDGASTSAPAATRAIQVSVEGVADEATVTLTPAKIYTEAQLDAGTTVIKLSDLVTNVVTPDADGSETVSVRITGLPEGFTLTGATLLQGGTGTERVWTLPATQMGNVEIKAPANYSGPVTLQVAGVTTENDGDSRTGTPVAVSFTVTPSAEAPRPPAPRWWRTCSSRWIWGSFSRTVTPTRNWAECSSRSAQPRGRDTFCTLAINQ
- a CDS encoding TolC family outer membrane protein, which codes for MFSVLKRFSRRAPVTAGVAAWLCLSLWACAVAAQTAAAPSAPAGTRTVVVQGTDSTPDGLGLVAAVRAAAQWHPSVRNAAQQVLQADEGIAQARAGYYPQVRAGIGSQLGNRNIGSYDSRRVNTATLSASQMLYDFGKVSSAVGRAEASVEATRAQVLLSVDEVARDTAQAWVDVHRQQALAVIAREQLSSVEELAGRVNERTRLGASSRSDSVQAQSRIESARAQMLNAQAQAARGRINLMLLTGRRSPGAAPVGIAGDAPPWLDTACVADASAQTPAPPPAVQLAQAQRAVAQATVRQAEAQRLPTLSLDGSVGRGIGARSQLPGETSVNTTLGLNFSAPLYEGGSGQARERAAVYALSAADAALEQAQLTARVGFEDAQAQSQGYTQRLPVLAARVESIRTTGDLYRQQYLQLGTRSLLDLLNAEQEYYAARQELIESEHERQQQALQCLLYTDRLRSAFGIDVTQGQTQ